The DNA segment TAAAAATCGGAGGAACGGAAAATGGGAGCGAGAGTTATTTACGGGTTGCGGGACATTGAGAATTTCTTTGGTGCGGGCGCGTCTGTTGAATCCCGGAGCGCTGTTGCAGACCTGGTAAGAACCATGAGGAGCAGCTACGGTCTTCCCATGCGGAACCGGCATGATCCGAAGATGGGCGCGAGTGTTCCGTCTCTCGACCTGTCGGAATTCAAGACCTGGTGCCAGGAAAATGGTGCTGATCCAAGAAACCCCGAGGCCATCACGGCGGCGGTCCTGGACCGAAACCACGTGATCCGGGCCATCCAGAAAATGCCCCCGGTGCGCCTGGTTGGCTACGGGGAAATTTGCAAATTTTGCCGCCACAGGATGGAAGAGCTAATGGAGCTAAAAAATTGCGTGGACTTCCCTGTTCGGCGAGCGGGGAAAGAATGGGTTGCTGACGGGCGGGAACTGCTGCGTTTCCTTTATGAGCAGCACTATGAAATCCCGATGTACGAGGTCTTCCGAAGAAGGTCCGTGGCATGAGTGCGGAAAGGGAGATACGAAAGACTGCCGACCATGAGGCGGCCCACGCACTTGTGGGATGGATCACAGGGCAGCGGATCGAAAGTATCACCATTGATCCCAGGCGTACCGGGGATGCAAGGGGGGTCTGCTACCTGTCGGGCGGTCGGATCGGGGTCATCGGGGAACCGAAGAGCCTAACGTCAAGTCAGGCGCATTTCCTCATGGCCGGCCGGGTCTCTGATGACCTTTTCCATTCAGGAGGCCCCCCCGGCCACGTGCAGGACTTCAAAAACCTAAAGGCCCTGCTCCCCCTGGATGACGAGACCCTCCGGATGCATGACTGGTCCAGAACAGAAAAGTCCACCGAGGACTTTTATCAGATGTTTCGTGGCCCGGTCGTGAAGCTCCTGAGATCCCGACGCGGACGTCGGGCGCATCGTACCCTGGCAGCAGCTCTGCTGAATCACCAAACCCTGTCCGGCCAACATGCGGTTGAGATCCTCCGTGAGGCCTGGGGCGATCCCCTGCCCCCTCGTGCCCTGCCACCTGAAGATCATTGTGAGGTTATCGACAAGGGGCCGGCAAACCATGAAGAACTGCTCCGATCTATTCGGGGTCTGGCCGGCTTGGCGCTGAACGACTGTGAGTCGATGAGTGGGTTGGGTGATGAGGGCGAGATATTGGGGAGGCAGCGAGTTGAAAATATTCTTCGTTTGTTGATTGGTCTTTGCCGACCCCAAAAGATAACCGCAAAACAAAGAGGAGAGTGTCATGGAAACAATAAAGTGTATGGGTTGCAGTAGGGAAGGATTCCACTATTCCAACGGTGCTCTAGAAAAGATCTTGAGCGTGATCGGGATGGCGGAGATGCTTGAATCAGAAGGCGCTTGGACGAAAACGGATCCGGTAGATATCCCGAGCGGAGCATCGGGATCGGACACGCCAATCATACTGGAAGCCCCTGATGGTTCCAACCGTGTTGTCGGTTTGAATGTTGCGGCTATATACATCAGAAAGGGTTTCAGTTTTGAAAGCCTTTCTGAACGGTTTTTGTCACAAGGAATGGGTCGCTTGGCGGCCATGACCAAGGCTTTTCGTGACTATCCAGAAGCAAGGCAACAATTTGTTGAATCCCATCGGAGAAAGGAGCGGTAAAACATGAATTTGACGAAAGATTCAATGATGCAAGAAATTCTCCGTCTCATCCCTGGTGAGGCGAAGGGGAAAATGGAGTTTTTGGGGATGGATCTTGTAAGGTTGGAGGCGAGAGTTAAAAATTATACGGACAAGATCGAAGAACTTCAGTCGAAAGTCGATGGTCTTTTTGCGGAGATGAGGCGGTCGATCTCTGCCGGATCGGACCCAGCGCCGATCTCCCAGAGAAAATTTGCGCTGGAGTGTGAAATTCGTGATCTATCGTCTTTCCGGGATGCAGTAGAAGATGTTGTTCAGGAAAAATCGGAAGAGCTACAGCGCGCGAAGCTGGATTTGGGGAGTGTTTTTGCCCAAGGCGTAATCGCGGCGAAGGCGGAAGTTCTCAAAAAAATAGACTTTCGACTGAGGGAAATTGAGGAAATTTGTGATGCGTGGGACAAAGCGGTCTGGACAGTGGCGACGAACTTCAACTGTCCAACCCCTCCGGGTGAACATGGATTGATCTTCCATGGTCATCGCGGTTTGGGCAATCGAATGGGGTAGTGCCGGCCTGGCTTTTACCGTTTACCCTCTCGTCGGGATCCTGAATGGTTCAGGAATAGGCGAGTCCTCCGAGAAGGGTTCCGGGTGTTTCGTCCATGTCCACCCGGAACCCGTATTAAAAAAATGAAGAAATGAGACGGGATCTTTCCTTAATAAGATTAGGAAGGGAGTTCACAATATGAGCGTATTCGAGGAGGCGAAGGGAGCGGCATTGCTAACTCTTAAGACTGCCCGGCAGACGTCAGCGGAGATTCGGGAGGCGGTGAAACAGTCCGGCCTCTTGGAAAGCGAGTTTACAGCTCTTGTCGAAGAATTCGAGGGCTATCTGACGGACACGGAAAACATTGCAGAAGATTTTATTAGGAATGTTGATTCCGTCATGGCGGACCCTGGCAAATTGGAGACTAGAGTCAATTTCGTCGCGACGAGCGTCGTTTTTTTTGATCGGTTACTTACCGTTGAGCAAAAATGCCTCGACGTTCAGAAAAAGGCCCTGGAGATTAAGGCGCGGACGATAACGGGGACCAGGGTATAGAAAGGGAAACGAAATGGCTGACCTCTCGAAAACCATTGAGATCGTGTTCGGCGGGAAGAACGAAGTAAGCCCCGTCGTTGCGGACATTGAAAAGTCCTTCGGTGCCCTGGACTCATCTGTTGGGAAGATCACTGATCCCCTGGCCAAGGTCGCCGATTCCGTCCTGAAGATCGATGCTGCCCTGGCCGCCATGGCCATCGGGGGTATGGCCTATGCCATCAAGCAGTCATCGGAGTTTAACAAATCATTCGGCCTGATCTCGACATCCGTTACCGCGACGGGGGCCGATTTGGCGAAATACCGAGACGACATCCTCACCTACTCCACGAACTCCGTCAAATCCCTACAGGACATCAATTCCGCCCTCTACACCGCCGCTCAGGCCGGTGTTAAGTGGACGGATTCCCTGGAATTCATCCGGAAGGCCGAGCAGCTGGCCGTTGCGAACAATGCAAACCTGAACACCACGGTCGACCTCCTGACGTCGACCATGAACGCTTACGGCTTCACGCTGAAGGACGTTGGCCGACTGAATGACGTTTTCTTCCAATCAACTTTGATTGGGAAACAGACGATCGACAGCCTTGGACAGAGTATGGGCCAGGTTGTGGCCATTGCGGCTAATTCTGGCGTTACCTTCGAGGAACTATCCGCTGCCATCGCCACCATGACCGCAAAGGGTCTGGAGACCTCGGAGGCCATCACCGCCGTCAAGGGCGTGATATCTGGGATCATCAGCCCCTCGAAGGAGGTAGCCGACGCCGCAAAGACCATGGGCCTCAATTTCTCATTGACGGAGCTGTCATCCAAGGGCTTCTCCAACATGCTTCGTGAGATCATGCTCCGGACTGGGGGCAGCAAGGAAAAGCTCGTGGGACTGTTCAATGAAGTCCGCGCCATGAACGGTGTCCTCCAGTTGACGGGCGACTCGATGAAGTTCTTCGACGACGCCCTGAAACAGATCAACAGCTCCGCCGGCAACGCCGAGCGGGCCTACAAGAAAATGGCGGAGACCTTCGCAAATCAGACCCAGCAACTGAAGAACGCAGCCAAATCAGCGATGATTGCCATCGGAACTGAGTTGGAGAATTCGGCCGCCAAGATCACCGGATCCGTCGGGGGTCTCCTGAAGGGTATCAAGGTTAGTGTCGACTCGGGCGCCTTCGATCCGCTGTTCAAGTATCTGGACGAGGTGGGCGCTGCTTTCTCCGAATGGCTCGGGGCCATTGCTAAGGCCTTCCCAGATGCCCTGAAACAGCTCGACTTCCAGGGAATGGTGACGGCACTGCAGGCATTTGGGAAGGAACTCGGTGGCCTCGACGGGACCAAGCCGGAAAAGCTTGCTAAGACCATGCAGACCCTTGTTGATGTGATCGCGTCCCTTATCACCGTGACCCGGGGCCTTACGGAAGCATTTGTTCCAGTCATTTCGACGCTGACTTCCGCGGGCAAGGCCTTTTCCAACCTGGAGGAGTCAACGAAGTCGCTTGTCGGTAACGTTCTCGGGGCGGCGGCCGCCTACAAAATGTTCGGGCCTGTGGTCGGTACGATCATGTTTACGATAGGCCAGGATGCCGAGTTGATGGAACGGACCGTAGGGGCAGCCTTTGCCGCCATTGGGCTGTTTGCGGAAAATCTCCGGTTGGGCTTCACCACCCTGGTCTGGGCCGTTTCCGAGGTTGTTCTTGGGATCATGGAACTGTCCGCCAAGCTTCCGGGATCCGCCATGACGGATGCCGAACTGAAGCCGATGCGCGATTTTGTGGACCTAGTCGGCGGCAAGATGTTGAAATCTTCGGAGGACGCCTGGAAGAGCTACTTCAAGTTGAAGGAGCAGATTGTCGGATCCGGTGATGCCTCCAAGGACACAAAGAGCAAGACAGAGGCGCTTGTTGAAGCCCTCTCGAAGATACCTTCAAACGTCACCACAACCCATGATGTAAAGGTCAATGACACCGGCGTCTCCTCAAGTGTCGCAGCGGTCAGGGAGAAGTTGCAGCAAATCCCCTCGACAAAAGTTGTAGATGTGGTGGTACGGGCTGACGGATCAACGATCGAGGAAGCCTATGGAATGATTATCGAGAAGTTCCCGGACGGCTCCTCGCGAATCGTTCAAGCCAATATTGTTCCTGCCGGCGTTGACGAAACGGCTGCCCGGATCGCGGACGTGACGAAGCCGCAGGCGATCGACGTGCAACTCAAATTAGATGAAGAGAAGTTGAAAACGACATCCGAGACCATCCAAAAATCCGTTGAATGGAAGGCTAAGATTGACATCGCCGATATTACCGCGAAGTCGGAAGAGATCAAGTCGGTTTTCAAATCCATTGACAATTCCATCACGTCCTCTTCATCGTTGTTAGGCACTCTTTCGGAGAGTATCACGAAAGGCGGGACGGGGTCTTCCATGATTTATGAGACCATGCGGCAAGAAAACCTGCGCAGGGATGAAATGTTGAAACTTCAGAAGAATCTTGCTCAAGCCGAAGTGGACAACGTGAAGGCCCGGACGGAATTAATGAAGAAGGGTGAGGCCCTTATAAAGGTAGAGGCACAGGGTCTGCAACCGCACTTAGAAGCTTTCATGTTTGAAATCTTGAAGGCGATTCAGGTAAGGGCGACGGCAGAGGGAGCCAAGTTCCTTGTGGGATAGACATGAGCACAATTACGACACAGAAGTATGACCTGGAGGGGGCCAAACTTCCTGCTCGGCATGACGACCCGAACGGCGGGAACGTGAAATGGTTAACGGGTCATCAAGCAATAGAAACTCCCCCTCACCCCCGATTAAGAAATCTTATCAAGTGTCTATGCGGTTCACCGAGGGGAGGAAGGGCGGCGGGTCCTTCCTGAGGGGTTTTTCCATGCGGGTAATTCAACCCTCGAATTTCGTGTCCGGATGAATTCCCGTTTCTTTGGGAATTTGGGAATCAGGGACGGTCTTAGACCAACTCTCATAAAGATAAGTAGCCGATATGATGGAGGTCACTTATGAACCGCAATGCAGTTTTTTGGGAAGGATATAAGCTCGGATACGAGGCTGGTCGTACATCGTTGAACGGCCACGCTGGGCTATTGTTGGATCAATATATCATCACATGCTGCAAGTTCGTACCACGTGAGCGGATCCAAGCAAGTGTCCTATTCAACCATTTTTTGAGATGGCGCGAAACGTGCGGTTGCAAAGGACCGATCACTGCAACATGGTTTGGCCGTGCCTTTTCAAAACGCTTTCCCAAGATAAAGTCTGAGGGGCGGGTCTTTTACGTAGGAATTGCACTGAAACCTACAGACGATGAAGAGAGACAAAGCTGACCAGGGAATCCCCGGATCCGGCTGAACGATCACAAGTGTCGGCGGGAGATCGCAGATCCTGGAGCAACCGAAAACCCAGGATCTGCGGCTAGGACGCCAAGAAATACTCCAGAAGACATCCAGGGATGCTCCGCAGCCCTTCCGCGCCATCTACGGGAACAACATTCGACGTCAAAGCGGACGCCCCGCAGCTGGTGGTGAACTCGTCCCGGAACCGGGGGACAGGTTGATCTAAGCGAACAACGTGTCCTGGATCCCATCGTGCCGGTCGGTTTAGTCAAAAATCACTGGTTGTCCATATAAAAGTTACTCTTGTTCTGTCTAAATGATTAACCAATTAAAATCATTATACATATTATCGCTGGAGGGTTTAAAAAAGCGGACAGTGTGCTTTATCTCACTTGAATTATTGACGAATCGGACAATTTTATTCGCGTGTGGGGATAGATGGAGCCTTTTCTTATATATATTTCTCTGCAACACCCTTTTGGCCATTTTGCATTGTGACCATATATATGGATATACTCTCCATCCTCCCTATCTATATTATCTATTTAATATCATTATTATTTTTCTATA comes from the Syntrophales bacterium genome and includes:
- a CDS encoding phage tail tape measure protein gives rise to the protein MADLSKTIEIVFGGKNEVSPVVADIEKSFGALDSSVGKITDPLAKVADSVLKIDAALAAMAIGGMAYAIKQSSEFNKSFGLISTSVTATGADLAKYRDDILTYSTNSVKSLQDINSALYTAAQAGVKWTDSLEFIRKAEQLAVANNANLNTTVDLLTSTMNAYGFTLKDVGRLNDVFFQSTLIGKQTIDSLGQSMGQVVAIAANSGVTFEELSAAIATMTAKGLETSEAITAVKGVISGIISPSKEVADAAKTMGLNFSLTELSSKGFSNMLREIMLRTGGSKEKLVGLFNEVRAMNGVLQLTGDSMKFFDDALKQINSSAGNAERAYKKMAETFANQTQQLKNAAKSAMIAIGTELENSAAKITGSVGGLLKGIKVSVDSGAFDPLFKYLDEVGAAFSEWLGAIAKAFPDALKQLDFQGMVTALQAFGKELGGLDGTKPEKLAKTMQTLVDVIASLITVTRGLTEAFVPVISTLTSAGKAFSNLEESTKSLVGNVLGAAAAYKMFGPVVGTIMFTIGQDAELMERTVGAAFAAIGLFAENLRLGFTTLVWAVSEVVLGIMELSAKLPGSAMTDAELKPMRDFVDLVGGKMLKSSEDAWKSYFKLKEQIVGSGDASKDTKSKTEALVEALSKIPSNVTTTHDVKVNDTGVSSSVAAVREKLQQIPSTKVVDVVVRADGSTIEEAYGMIIEKFPDGSSRIVQANIVPAGVDETAARIADVTKPQAIDVQLKLDEEKLKTTSETIQKSVEWKAKIDIADITAKSEEIKSVFKSIDNSITSSSSLLGTLSESITKGGTGSSMIYETMRQENLRRDEMLKLQKNLAQAEVDNVKARTELMKKGEALIKVEAQGLQPHLEAFMFEILKAIQVRATAEGAKFLVG